A genomic segment from uncultured Desulfuromonas sp. encodes:
- the trpC gene encoding indole-3-glycerol phosphate synthase TrpC: protein MILDKILAHKQVEVAAAKQRYSIEQLQERIVHAPQTRGFEHQLRQRAANGVAIIAEVKKGSPSKGIIREDFDPVAIAKGYEAAGATCLSVLTDEQFFYGHLDYLQQIAAEVSLPLLRKDFIVDAHQIYEARAFGADAILLIAAALNLDQMLEFHAVAQTLGLDVLLEVHNEEELDVALQTECSLIGVNNRCLKTFVTDLAVSERLLPKIPQSCLVVSESGIQDYAAISRLQKAGAGAFLIGESLMREGDFSAKLSQLLGGGVA, encoded by the coding sequence ATGATCCTCGATAAAATTCTTGCACATAAACAAGTCGAAGTCGCGGCGGCCAAGCAGCGTTACAGTATTGAACAATTGCAGGAGAGAATTGTCCATGCGCCGCAAACGCGCGGTTTTGAGCACCAGTTGCGTCAACGAGCTGCTAACGGCGTTGCGATTATCGCTGAAGTAAAGAAAGGCTCTCCGTCTAAAGGCATTATCCGCGAAGATTTCGATCCGGTGGCCATCGCCAAAGGCTATGAGGCTGCCGGGGCAACCTGTTTATCTGTTTTGACTGATGAACAATTTTTTTACGGTCATCTTGATTATCTTCAGCAAATTGCCGCAGAAGTTTCATTGCCCTTGCTGCGCAAAGACTTTATCGTTGATGCCCATCAGATCTATGAAGCACGTGCCTTTGGTGCGGACGCAATCCTGTTGATTGCTGCGGCACTGAATCTTGATCAAATGCTGGAGTTTCACGCTGTGGCGCAAACGCTGGGGCTGGATGTCCTTCTTGAAGTGCATAATGAAGAAGAGCTTGATGTTGCGTTGCAAACGGAATGTAGCCTGATTGGTGTCAACAATCGCTGCCTGAAGACATTTGTGACTGATCTGGCTGTCAGTGAACGGTTGTTGCCAAAAATTCCACAATCCTGTCTGGTCGTCTCGGAAAGCGGCATTCAAGATTATGCTGCGATTAGCCGTTTGCAAAAGGCCGGTGCCGGAGCTTTTCTGATCGGTGAAAGTCTCATGCGTGAAGGGGATTTTTCCGCCAAGCTGTCGCAGCTACTGGGAGGTGGCGTTGCCTGA
- the trpA gene encoding tryptophan synthase subunit alpha, with translation MGRIEETFAQLKQTGHKALIPFVTAGDPNLETTEQIIASLVEAGADVIELGVPFSDPMADGPTIQAASERALAAGTTLDLVLDLVGRVRLSSQVPIVLMGYYNPVFCYGLERFAARAAEVGVDGLLLVDLPVEERDELLIHLQPKGIHLITLLAPTTPLDRAARLLKEAQGFVYYVSMTGVTGTSKVDSAAIESEVAQLRELSPVPVAVGFGITTEQDAAAIARFSDAVVVGSALVKVIEQHATSPCLQEEVRRFVAELKQGVSCASDLQ, from the coding sequence GTGGGTCGAATTGAAGAAACTTTTGCACAACTGAAACAGACGGGTCACAAAGCATTGATACCTTTTGTGACCGCCGGAGATCCGAATCTGGAAACCACTGAACAGATCATCGCATCCCTTGTCGAGGCAGGGGCTGACGTGATTGAACTTGGTGTCCCTTTTTCCGACCCGATGGCCGATGGTCCGACCATTCAGGCCGCATCCGAGCGTGCCCTGGCCGCCGGAACCACTCTTGATTTAGTTCTGGACCTGGTTGGACGGGTGCGTTTGTCCAGTCAGGTGCCGATTGTGTTGATGGGCTATTACAATCCGGTTTTTTGTTACGGGCTTGAGCGCTTTGCCGCTCGTGCCGCTGAAGTCGGGGTTGACGGTCTGCTGCTGGTTGATTTGCCAGTGGAGGAACGGGATGAATTGCTCATCCACCTACAACCAAAGGGGATTCACCTGATCACCCTGTTGGCACCGACGACACCATTGGATCGTGCCGCACGGCTTCTCAAAGAAGCCCAGGGATTTGTCTACTACGTGTCGATGACCGGAGTGACAGGAACCAGTAAGGTGGACAGCGCCGCCATTGAATCTGAGGTGGCGCAACTTCGTGAGCTCAGCCCTGTGCCGGTTGCCGTTGGCTTCGGTATCACCACCGAACAGGATGCTGCTGCCATCGCGCGTTTCTCGGATGCCGTTGTGGTGGGAAGCGCTTTGGTCAAAGTTATTGAACAGCACGCAACGTCACCCTGTTTGCAGGAGGAGGTTCGCCGTTTTGTGGCGGAGCTTAAGCAGGGTGTGAGCTGTGCATCTGATTTACAATGA
- a CDS encoding uracil-DNA glycosylase, giving the protein MKLQDLLLPEVTSCQRCPRLVDYLKTLPPKGGRSREDYWNRPVPGFGDLDARIWLVGLAPGAHGANRTGRPFTGDGAGDFMYPLLFQAGLSTQEQSESWDDALRLSGLYISNAVKCVPPGNKPLASEFHQCRDYLCREWQQLTSARVILALGRDAFISVLHLLKEQGLVKRLADFPFGHEACYELPNGQYLLACYHTSRYNVQTGRMTKPHFLQVLNRAQQLAEL; this is encoded by the coding sequence ATGAAGTTACAAGACCTGCTGTTGCCGGAAGTGACCTCCTGCCAACGGTGTCCACGTTTGGTCGATTATTTGAAGACTCTTCCCCCCAAAGGGGGGCGGAGTCGCGAAGACTATTGGAACCGGCCGGTTCCGGGGTTCGGTGATCTGGATGCCCGTATCTGGTTGGTGGGGCTCGCTCCCGGCGCTCACGGTGCCAACCGCACCGGACGACCGTTTACTGGCGACGGAGCGGGGGATTTTATGTATCCGTTGCTGTTTCAGGCGGGGCTGAGTACTCAGGAGCAATCCGAATCCTGGGATGATGCCTTGCGCCTTAGTGGTCTGTATATCAGCAATGCCGTGAAATGCGTTCCTCCTGGCAATAAGCCGTTGGCCAGTGAATTTCATCAGTGTCGTGACTATCTGTGCCGGGAATGGCAACAATTGACTTCGGCACGGGTTATCCTCGCCTTGGGGCGTGACGCCTTTATCAGCGTCCTGCATCTGTTGAAAGAGCAGGGACTGGTGAAGCGTTTGGCTGATTTTCCTTTTGGCCATGAGGCCTGTTATGAGTTGCCCAATGGCCAATATCTGTTGGCCTGTTACCATACCAGCCGCTACAACGTGCAGACGGGGCGGATGACGAAGCCGCACTTTTTGCAGGTTCTGAATCGGGCACAGCAACTGGCTGAATTGTAA
- the trpB gene encoding tryptophan synthase subunit beta, whose amino-acid sequence MSMYSYPDPRGHFGQFGGRYVAETLMPALLELEQAYNEAIADPEFDKEFHYYLNHYVGRPSPLYYAERLTEHLGGAKIYLKREDLNHTGAHKVNNTVGQVLLAKRMGKKKVIAETGAGQHGVATATVAARFGLECEVFMGTEDIRRQSLNVFRMKLLGAKVHGVTSGTATLKDAMNDALRHWVTHVRDTFYVIGTVAGPHPYPQLVRDFQAVIGREAREQILAAEGKLPDAVVACIGGGSNAMGIFYPFIHDETVRLMGVEAAGLGIDTDKHAASISAGKVGVLHGNKTFLLQDEDGQINHAHSISAGLDYPGVGPEHALLHEIKRAEYVAISDDEALEGFKALTQLEGIIPALESAHAVAQVIKLAPTMQKDQVIIMNLSGRGDKDMHTVAEAFGVEL is encoded by the coding sequence ATGTCGATGTATTCATACCCGGATCCGAGAGGTCATTTTGGTCAGTTTGGCGGACGCTATGTCGCGGAAACTCTGATGCCGGCCCTGCTCGAGTTGGAGCAAGCCTATAACGAAGCCATCGCTGATCCTGAGTTTGACAAGGAGTTCCACTATTACCTTAATCACTATGTGGGCCGTCCCAGTCCGCTTTATTACGCGGAACGCCTGACGGAGCATCTCGGTGGGGCCAAGATCTATCTCAAGCGGGAAGACCTTAACCATACCGGCGCACACAAAGTCAACAATACGGTTGGTCAAGTGTTGCTGGCCAAGCGTATGGGGAAAAAGAAGGTCATTGCCGAGACTGGTGCCGGCCAACACGGTGTTGCGACGGCGACAGTCGCAGCACGTTTCGGTCTGGAATGCGAAGTGTTTATGGGCACGGAAGATATCCGTCGTCAATCACTCAATGTCTTCCGCATGAAACTGCTTGGTGCCAAAGTGCATGGCGTCACCAGTGGTACCGCAACATTGAAGGATGCCATGAACGATGCATTGCGCCACTGGGTGACCCATGTGCGTGACACGTTCTATGTCATCGGTACCGTTGCCGGTCCTCACCCTTATCCGCAACTGGTCCGCGATTTTCAGGCCGTGATCGGTCGTGAGGCGCGCGAGCAGATCCTTGCGGCAGAAGGTAAACTGCCGGATGCCGTGGTGGCCTGTATCGGCGGCGGATCCAATGCTATGGGGATTTTTTATCCGTTCATCCATGATGAAACCGTTCGTTTGATGGGTGTTGAAGCGGCAGGTCTGGGAATAGACACGGACAAACATGCCGCAAGTATCAGCGCGGGCAAAGTGGGTGTGCTTCACGGCAACAAAACCTTCCTGTTGCAGGATGAAGATGGTCAGATCAATCATGCCCATTCAATTTCTGCAGGATTGGATTACCCCGGTGTCGGCCCGGAGCACGCGCTGTTGCATGAGATTAAACGCGCCGAATATGTCGCTATCAGCGATGATGAAGCTTTGGAAGGATTTAAAGCCCTGACCCAGCTTGAAGGGATTATTCCGGCATTGGAAAGTGCTCATGCCGTGGCTCAGGTGATCAAATTGGCGCCGACCATGCAAAAGGATCAGGTCATCATTATGAACCTGTCCGGCCGCGGCGATAAAGATATGCATACCGTTGCTGAAGCCTTCGGTGTGGAATTGTAA
- a CDS encoding DEAD/DEAH box helicase: protein MRFDALNLPERVQQGVQQLGFAELTPVQEQAIPLALAGRDVAAQAQTGTGKTAAFLISLYTRLLNNPQPTSENPRALIMAPTRELVVQICEDAKGLVPDSPLTIHPVYGGVDYDRQRKAFAAGVDIVVATPGRLIDYAKQKVFSFKRIEVLVIDEADRMFDMGFISDLRFILRRLPSYEKRQTMLFSATLSPRVMELAYDFMNEAEKVQIEPEQVTAERVEQIVYHVGGKEKIPLLLGLLNGRMADGRVMVFANTKRDTDYVTRVLQANDVKAAQISGDITQVKRMRILSEFKEGKVQVLVATDVASRGIHIDDVTHVVNYDVPQDPEDYVHRIGRTARAGASGLAIMMADEDLVYHLPAIEEYIGASIPSEVPAEELFLWEFKRPPRQHKKTPPHGKPSAKGAPKSHGKPGEKPPRRRRPRRRKPGGEKPAEQ from the coding sequence ATGCGTTTTGATGCCCTCAATCTCCCCGAACGTGTTCAGCAGGGAGTGCAACAGCTTGGTTTTGCCGAACTGACTCCTGTGCAGGAACAGGCGATCCCACTGGCTCTGGCTGGCCGCGATGTGGCCGCTCAGGCACAAACCGGAACCGGGAAGACTGCGGCTTTTCTTATTTCTCTCTATACTCGTCTGTTGAACAATCCACAACCGACGTCAGAAAATCCTCGGGCGTTGATTATGGCACCGACTCGTGAGCTGGTGGTGCAGATTTGCGAGGATGCCAAAGGCCTGGTTCCTGACTCGCCGCTGACCATTCATCCGGTCTATGGTGGCGTTGACTATGATCGTCAGCGTAAAGCCTTTGCCGCTGGCGTTGATATTGTTGTCGCAACTCCCGGCCGTCTGATTGACTATGCCAAACAGAAAGTGTTTTCTTTCAAACGCATTGAAGTGCTGGTGATTGATGAGGCGGACCGCATGTTTGATATGGGCTTCATCAGTGATCTGCGGTTCATCCTGCGTCGTTTACCCTCGTATGAAAAACGCCAGACCATGTTGTTTTCCGCAACGCTGTCGCCTCGTGTGATGGAGTTGGCCTACGATTTTATGAACGAGGCGGAGAAGGTTCAGATTGAGCCGGAGCAGGTGACTGCCGAGCGTGTTGAGCAAATCGTCTATCATGTCGGAGGCAAGGAAAAAATTCCTCTTTTGTTGGGCTTACTGAACGGACGCATGGCTGATGGGCGCGTCATGGTCTTCGCCAATACCAAGCGTGATACCGATTACGTGACCCGCGTGCTGCAGGCAAACGATGTCAAGGCCGCGCAAATCTCCGGCGACATCACCCAGGTCAAACGGATGCGTATTCTCAGCGAGTTTAAAGAGGGTAAAGTTCAGGTGCTGGTGGCGACAGATGTTGCTTCGCGCGGAATCCATATTGATGATGTGACCCACGTGGTCAATTATGATGTTCCCCAGGACCCGGAAGACTATGTCCATCGCATTGGCCGTACTGCCCGTGCTGGCGCCTCCGGTCTGGCAATTATGATGGCTGACGAGGATCTTGTTTATCATCTTCCGGCCATCGAAGAATATATTGGTGCCTCTATCCCCAGTGAAGTGCCTGCCGAAGAGTTGTTTTTATGGGAATTCAAACGGCCACCGCGTCAGCACAAAAAAACGCCGCCCCATGGTAAGCCGTCTGCTAAAGGGGCTCCTAAAAGCCACGGTAAGCCCGGCGAGAAACCACCTCGTCGCCGTCGGCCCCGTCGCCGCAAGCCCGGTGGCGAGAAACCTGCGGAACAGTGA
- the trpE gene encoding anthranilate synthase component I: MKITPTFSEFKTLSATGNLIPVYAEILADMETPVSAFKKIDDGALSFLLESIEGGEKWARYSLLGSGSGCVFRTCGNHYEIVRDGQIVESGESPDPIVVLQTLLHQYRPVEMDGLPRFCGGAVGYLGYDMVRYVEKLPDNNPAEIGAYDSCFIITDSILIFDNRQQKIKVVCNVHVEDGADLQHTYDQAVVTIQELIAKLRQPRPFQKAAVQGKHEFTANFTKPQFLEAVERCKEYVRSGDVIQVVLSQRFSAELKADPFDIYRSLRTINPSPYMFFLRFGKTLVVGASPEVLVRKEDSVVEVRPIAGTRPRGKTPEHDDALERELLEDPKELAEHIMLVDLGRNDLGRICRTGSVEVSELKVIERYSHVMHIVSNVRGVLDNDMDAFDTFRATFPAGTLTGAPKIRAMEIIDEMEPQRREIYGGAVGYFSFSGNMDMAIAIRTLVIHDNQVHLQAGAGIVADSSPLAEYEETINKARGVMKAIEMAEGGLE, from the coding sequence ATGAAAATCACACCCACTTTTTCTGAGTTCAAAACGTTGTCGGCCACAGGCAATCTGATTCCTGTTTACGCTGAGATTCTTGCCGACATGGAAACGCCTGTTTCCGCGTTTAAAAAAATTGATGACGGGGCGTTGTCTTTTTTGCTGGAGAGTATTGAGGGCGGTGAAAAGTGGGCACGTTATTCCTTGTTGGGTAGTGGATCGGGCTGCGTTTTTCGTACTTGCGGAAATCACTACGAAATTGTTCGTGACGGACAGATTGTAGAATCGGGAGAAAGCCCAGATCCGATTGTGGTCTTGCAGACTCTGCTACATCAATATCGCCCTGTTGAGATGGACGGTTTGCCACGTTTCTGTGGTGGTGCGGTCGGTTATTTGGGCTATGACATGGTGCGCTATGTCGAGAAACTGCCGGATAACAACCCCGCTGAGATCGGGGCCTATGACAGCTGCTTTATCATTACCGACTCCATTCTGATTTTTGATAATCGGCAACAGAAAATCAAGGTGGTTTGCAATGTTCATGTCGAAGACGGTGCGGATTTACAACATACCTACGATCAGGCGGTCGTAACGATTCAAGAGTTGATTGCGAAACTTCGCCAACCGCGTCCGTTTCAAAAGGCCGCAGTACAAGGTAAGCATGAATTCACAGCCAACTTTACGAAGCCCCAGTTTCTTGAAGCCGTGGAGCGTTGCAAGGAGTATGTGCGTTCTGGTGACGTGATTCAGGTTGTGTTGTCTCAGCGGTTTTCCGCAGAACTCAAAGCGGATCCCTTTGACATCTATCGCTCTTTGCGCACCATTAACCCCTCTCCGTATATGTTCTTTTTGCGTTTTGGAAAGACACTGGTGGTCGGTGCTTCACCAGAGGTGCTGGTCCGCAAAGAGGATTCCGTCGTCGAAGTTCGGCCGATTGCCGGAACACGACCACGAGGAAAGACTCCTGAGCATGATGATGCCCTTGAACGTGAACTGCTTGAAGATCCCAAAGAACTGGCGGAACATATCATGCTGGTTGACTTGGGGCGCAATGATTTGGGACGAATTTGCCGGACGGGTAGTGTTGAGGTCAGTGAGCTTAAAGTGATCGAACGCTATTCACATGTCATGCACATTGTTTCCAATGTTCGCGGCGTGCTGGATAACGATATGGATGCCTTTGATACCTTTCGGGCGACGTTTCCCGCCGGGACATTGACAGGGGCACCGAAGATTCGGGCGATGGAGATCATCGATGAGATGGAACCGCAGCGTCGTGAAATTTATGGCGGAGCCGTGGGGTATTTTTCATTTTCGGGCAACATGGATATGGCGATAGCGATTCGCACCCTTGTCATTCATGATAATCAGGTGCATTTACAGGCTGGAGCGGGAATTGTTGCTGATTCCTCTCCGCTTGCTGAATATGAGGAAACCATCAATAAGGCCAGAGGGGTGATGAAGGCGATTGAAATGGCTGAAGGAGGGCTCGAATAA
- a CDS encoding phosphoribosylanthranilate isomerase: MLRFADVKVKICGITSLKDALAAVEVGADALGFVFYPPSSRYITPEAAAEIIRQLPAFVTTVGLFVNECPEVIEQVVETCLLDVVQLHGDESPQQCYSANARVIKALRIRDEESLVGIEDYPVTSLLLDAWCDQAYGGTGKVGRWDLARQIAEKNVVILAGGLTAENVAQAVRDVAPYAVDVSSGVESAPGVKDQALMSAFVQQAKYARS, encoded by the coding sequence ATGCTGAGATTCGCCGATGTGAAGGTGAAAATCTGTGGCATTACTTCGTTAAAAGATGCCCTGGCCGCCGTTGAAGTCGGTGCTGATGCCTTGGGTTTTGTGTTTTATCCACCCAGTTCACGTTATATTACGCCAGAAGCGGCCGCAGAGATTATCCGTCAGCTTCCGGCCTTTGTAACCACCGTAGGTCTTTTCGTCAATGAGTGCCCTGAGGTCATAGAGCAGGTGGTTGAAACCTGTCTGCTTGATGTTGTTCAGTTGCACGGTGACGAATCTCCACAGCAGTGTTACAGCGCGAATGCTCGAGTGATCAAGGCGTTACGTATTCGTGATGAGGAAAGTCTGGTTGGAATTGAAGATTATCCGGTGACCTCTTTGTTGTTGGACGCCTGGTGTGACCAAGCCTATGGCGGAACCGGGAAAGTGGGGCGCTGGGACTTGGCGCGGCAAATCGCTGAAAAGAACGTTGTCATTTTGGCTGGAGGGTTGACGGCGGAGAATGTTGCTCAGGCGGTTCGCGACGTTGCGCCTTATGCCGTTGATGTATCCAGTGGGGTGGAGAGTGCCCCAGGAGTTAAAGATCAGGCGCTGATGAGCGCCTTTGTGCAACAGGCTAAATACGCCAGGAGTTAA
- the rplQ gene encoding 50S ribosomal protein L17, translated as MRHNKSGRRLGRNSSHRAAMMRNLVTSLIDHERITTTDARAKEVRKIAEKMITLGKRGDLHARRQALSVIREKDVVAKLFDRLAPRFSERAGGYTRIIKVGNRLGDNAPVSIIEFVDQEQAAE; from the coding sequence ATGCGTCACAATAAGTCAGGCCGCCGTTTAGGTCGTAATTCAAGTCATCGTGCTGCGATGATGCGCAATCTGGTCACTTCGCTGATCGATCATGAGCGTATTACGACGACCGATGCTCGAGCCAAAGAAGTTCGTAAAATTGCTGAGAAGATGATTACCTTGGGTAAGCGAGGTGATCTTCATGCTCGCCGCCAAGCCCTGAGTGTTATTCGGGAAAAAGACGTTGTCGCAAAGCTTTTTGATCGTCTTGCACCGCGTTTTTCTGAGCGCGCAGGTGGCTATACTCGTATTATTAAAGTAGGAAATCGCCTTGGCGATAATGCTCCGGTCTCCATCATTGAGTTTGTTGATCAAGAGCAAGCTGCCGAATAA
- the accD gene encoding acetyl-CoA carboxylase, carboxyltransferase subunit beta, whose translation MSWFSRKKAPIAPVEKKTVQMPEGLWTKCKNCSEIIYAKEIERNLNVCPKCDYHFRISARARIDLVLDKDSFVEMDAALESIDFLEFKDSKKYKDRIKASVTKAGGGDAVVCGEGTIDGLPVVVSVFDFSFMGGSMGSVVGEKITRAIEKGLENKVPVIVFSCSGGARMQESILSLMQMAKTSAALAKLKAAGIPFISVLTDPTTGGVTASFAMLGDINMTEPRALIGFAGPRVIEQTIRQKLPEGFQRSEYLLEHGMIDMIVRRQEMKQRLSQVLRIFTKS comes from the coding sequence ATGTCCTGGTTCAGCCGAAAAAAAGCGCCTATCGCGCCTGTTGAAAAAAAGACCGTCCAGATGCCCGAGGGCTTGTGGACCAAATGTAAAAACTGCTCTGAAATTATCTACGCCAAGGAAATTGAGCGTAATCTTAATGTCTGCCCTAAATGTGACTATCACTTCCGCATTAGCGCGCGTGCCCGCATTGATCTTGTCCTGGACAAAGACTCCTTTGTTGAAATGGACGCTGCTTTAGAGTCCATTGACTTTCTCGAGTTCAAAGATTCTAAAAAGTACAAAGATCGCATTAAGGCCTCGGTGACCAAAGCCGGTGGTGGTGATGCGGTGGTGTGTGGTGAGGGAACCATTGACGGATTGCCTGTTGTCGTTTCGGTGTTTGATTTCAGCTTCATGGGCGGCAGTATGGGCTCTGTAGTTGGTGAAAAGATCACCCGCGCCATTGAAAAAGGTTTGGAAAACAAGGTTCCCGTTATCGTGTTTTCCTGTAGTGGCGGTGCCCGGATGCAGGAGAGTATCCTGTCACTGATGCAGATGGCCAAAACCAGTGCCGCCTTGGCAAAGCTTAAAGCTGCTGGCATCCCTTTCATCTCGGTTTTGACGGATCCAACCACCGGTGGTGTTACAGCGAGCTTTGCCATGCTCGGTGATATCAACATGACGGAACCGCGCGCTCTGATTGGTTTTGCCGGTCCTCGTGTCATTGAGCAGACCATTCGCCAGAAATTGCCGGAAGGCTTTCAGCGTTCTGAATATCTGCTCGAACACGGCATGATCGATATGATCGTCCGACGTCAGGAGATGAAACAGCGCCTGTCTCAGGTTCTGCGTATCTTCACCAAGAGTTGA
- a CDS encoding aminodeoxychorismate/anthranilate synthase component II, with the protein MLLMIDNYDSFTYNLVQYFRELGEEVVVYRNDAITLDEIAALKPDKLVISPGPCSPKEAGISVAAIQHFAGKLPILGVCLGHQAIGEAFGGNIVRAGELMHGKTSAMFHNNTDLFVGLDNPFEATRYHSLVIERETVPDCLRVTCWTDQDMIMGVAHKDLAIWGVQFHPESILSLAGKPLLQNFLDLAEQFWRIA; encoded by the coding sequence ATGTTGCTGATGATTGATAATTACGACTCCTTTACCTATAATTTGGTCCAATATTTTCGAGAACTGGGCGAAGAGGTGGTCGTCTACCGCAATGACGCGATCACCCTTGACGAGATCGCGGCCCTTAAGCCTGATAAACTGGTGATTTCTCCAGGTCCCTGCAGTCCGAAAGAAGCGGGGATCTCTGTGGCTGCAATCCAGCATTTTGCCGGGAAACTTCCGATCCTCGGTGTTTGCCTTGGTCATCAGGCCATTGGCGAAGCCTTTGGTGGAAACATTGTCCGCGCTGGCGAACTGATGCATGGTAAAACAAGTGCCATGTTCCATAACAATACAGACCTTTTTGTTGGTCTCGACAACCCATTCGAAGCAACCCGCTACCACTCTCTGGTTATTGAGCGTGAAACCGTTCCCGATTGCCTACGTGTCACCTGCTGGACTGACCAGGATATGATTATGGGGGTGGCCCATAAGGATCTGGCCATCTGGGGGGTTCAATTTCATCCAGAGTCAATTTTGTCTCTGGCGGGAAAACCGTTGTTGCAAAACTTTCTTGACCTTGCTGAACAGTTCTGGAGGATCGCATGA
- the trpD gene encoding anthranilate phosphoribosyltransferase, with protein sequence MIKTAISRVVEGHDLTENEMVDVMNQIMGGEATPAQIGAFITALRLKGETVAEISGAARVMRAHATPIRVGSALDIDREEINTDQETILDTCGTGGSGTKSFNISTTVAFVVAACGVKVAKHGNRSVSSACGSADVLEELGVNLDVTPQVVESCINELNVGFLYAPALHGAMKYAIGPRREIGIRTIFNVLGPLTNPANADRQVLGVYRKDLVRPLAEVLCRLGCKRGFVVHGSDGMDEITLTGPTDIARIDNGEISLSTICPEDFALKSCSLQELQGGDAKENAVIVRDILHGKLGPKRDIVLLNSAFALVASGVVDDISAGLDMARQTIDTGLATVKLEGLIRMTNQ encoded by the coding sequence ATGATCAAAACAGCGATTAGTCGTGTCGTTGAAGGACATGACCTGACTGAAAATGAGATGGTCGATGTCATGAACCAGATCATGGGGGGCGAGGCCACTCCTGCCCAGATCGGCGCGTTTATTACCGCCTTGCGTTTGAAAGGTGAAACGGTCGCCGAGATCAGCGGCGCAGCCAGAGTCATGCGTGCCCATGCGACACCCATTCGTGTCGGTTCCGCGCTGGATATTGATCGCGAAGAGATCAACACCGATCAGGAAACCATTCTCGATACCTGCGGCACTGGAGGTAGTGGGACCAAGAGTTTTAATATCTCGACCACCGTGGCCTTTGTTGTTGCCGCTTGCGGCGTTAAAGTGGCCAAGCATGGTAACCGGAGTGTTTCCTCGGCATGCGGAAGTGCCGATGTCCTGGAAGAACTCGGGGTGAATCTCGACGTGACGCCACAGGTTGTTGAGTCCTGTATAAACGAATTGAATGTCGGATTTCTTTATGCACCTGCTCTGCATGGTGCTATGAAGTATGCGATTGGCCCACGTCGTGAGATCGGTATCCGGACGATTTTCAATGTGCTTGGTCCGTTAACCAACCCTGCTAACGCCGACCGTCAGGTCCTTGGCGTCTATCGCAAGGATCTGGTGCGGCCCTTAGCGGAAGTTTTATGCCGACTGGGCTGCAAGCGGGGCTTTGTTGTTCATGGCAGCGACGGCATGGATGAGATCACCTTGACCGGACCGACGGATATTGCGCGCATTGACAACGGGGAGATCTCTCTGTCAACGATATGTCCGGAAGATTTTGCTCTGAAGAGCTGTTCTCTGCAGGAATTGCAGGGGGGGGACGCAAAAGAGAATGCCGTCATTGTTCGTGATATCCTCCATGGTAAGCTTGGCCCAAAGAGGGATATTGTCCTACTGAACAGTGCCTTTGCGCTAGTCGCATCCGGTGTTGTCGATGATATTTCAGCAGGATTGGATATGGCGCGTCAGACCATTGATACCGGTTTGGCAACGGTAAAACTCGAAGGCCTGATCCGGATGACCAATCAATGA